A genomic segment from Spinacia oleracea cultivar Varoflay chromosome 3, BTI_SOV_V1, whole genome shotgun sequence encodes:
- the LOC110803701 gene encoding 2-succinylbenzoate--CoA ligase, chloroplastic/peroxisomal isoform X5, translated as MGDWSRAHICQCLNRLLTLRGNSTVTIAQEQRKSGEQFVESVLSLAHKLCQLGLCRGQIVAICAFNSDSYLEWLLAVAYIGGIIAPLNYRWAYRYTSEIESTWSMKSESLEESKVALEVIRPAMIVTDECCTWLSDLRNGTMFCPRWHVSVGFHYSTSNGIQECERLSINLQSIKYCWAPDNVVIICFTSGSTGKPKGVAISHASLIMQSLAKIAIVGYAEDDVYLHTAPLCHIGGISSCISMLMVGGCHVLIPKFEVKMALKAIEENHVTSFITVPAMLASLVSTMRNNKSRNLVESVKKILNGGGSLSLQLVEDSVRCFHRAKLLSAYGMTETCSSLTFITVYDPAINNRHLKKIRGTVSNSVHPIGGICVGKPAPHVELLVIKEELSHVGRIMTRGLHVMIGYWGQISGLEIDSSGDWFDTGDSGHIDAHGNLWLVGRRNCRIKSGGENVYPEEVEVVLSQHPGILAVVVIGLPDAHLGEMVVACVQIRDNWIWTDLNVGELQSNMERHLSTGMLKEFCRHKSLTGFKIPRAFMIWRKPFPLTSTGKVKRDQVKAEAISHLQPFFSNL; from the exons ATGGGCGACTGGTCAAGAGCTCACATTTGCCAATGTTTAAATCGCCTCCTAACTCTCCGAGGCAATTCAACGGTGACTATTGCGCAAGAACAACGCAAGTCAGGTGAGCAGTTCGTAGAAAGTGTGTTGAGTCTTGCTCATAAGCTTTGCCAATTGGGCCTCTGTCGTGGTCAAATTGTTGCCATTTGTGCTTTCAACAG TGATTCATATCTGGAATGGCTGCTTGCTGTTGCATATATTGGGGGGATAATTGCTCCTCTTAATTATCGTTGG GCATACAGATATACCAGTGAGATCGAAAGTACATGGAGCATGAAATCAGAA AGCTTGGAGGAGTCAAAGGTGGCACTGGAAGTCATCCGACCAGCAATGATAGTCACTGATGAATGTTGCACGTGGTTGTCGGATTTGCGAAATGGTACCATGTTTTGTCCAAGATGGCATGTTTCTGTTGGATTTCATTATTCAACTTCAAATG GCATACAAGAATGTGAGAGGTTATCCATAAATCTTCAATCTATCAAATACTGTTGGGCGCCTGACAATGTTGTTATCATATGTTTCACTTCAG GGTCCACCGGAAAACCAAAAGGAGTTGCCATAAGCCATGCCTCCTTAATCATGCAATCCTTGGCAAAAATCGCCATTGTGGGTTACGCAGAAGACGAT GTTTATTTGCATACTGCCCCACTGTGCCATATAGGTGGGATATCCTCATGCATATCCATGCTAATGGTAGGAGGTTGTCATGTATTGATACCCAAGTTTGAAGTTAAAATGGCACTAAAAGCCATAGAGGAAAACCATGTGACTTCATTTATAACTGTTCCGGCAATGCTAGCTTCTCTGGTTTCTACAATGAG GAACAACAAATCAAGGAATTTGGTAGAAAGTGTAAAGAAGATTTTGAATGGTGGCGGCAGTCTTTCTCTCCAACTTGTAGAAGATTCAGTAAGATGTTTTCATAGAGCCAAGCTTCTCTCTGCTTATG GTATGACGGAAACCTGTTCTTCTCTCACCTTCATCACCGTTTATGATCCAGCTATTAATAACCGTCACCTAAAAAAGATAAGAGGAACTGTTTCCAACTCTGTACACCCAATAGGAGGTATATGTGTTGGAAAGCCAGCACCTCACGTCGAGTTACTGGTAATAAAAGAGGAATTGTCTCATGTGGGGAGAATCATGACTCGAGGACTCCATGTTATGATTGGCTATTGGGGTCAAATTAGTGGTCTAGAAATCGACTCTAGTGGAGATTGGTTTGACACTGGTGATAGTGGACATATTGATGCTCATGGAAACTTGTGGCTTGTTGGTCGTAGGAATTGTCGTATCAAAAGTGGTGGGGAGAATGTGTACCCTGAAGAG GTGGAGGTCGTATTATCTCAACATCCTGGAATATTGGCGGTGGTTGTCATTGGACTCCCAGATGCACACCTAGGTGAAATGGTTGTTGCTTGTGTTCAAATTAGAGATAACTGGATATGGACCGACTTAAACGTTGGTGAGTTGCAAAGCAACATGGAACGACACTTATCAACCGGCATGTTAAAGGAGTTTTGTCGGCATAAGAGTTTAACCGG GTTTAAGATACCAAGAGCTTTCATGATTTGGAGAAAGCCTTTTCCTCTTACGAGCACAGGAAAAGTCAAAAGAGACCAAGTTAAGGCTGAGGCTATATCGCATCTACAACCTTTCTTTAGCAATCTTTAA
- the LOC110803701 gene encoding 2-succinylbenzoate--CoA ligase, chloroplastic/peroxisomal isoform X4, which yields MGDWSRAHICQCLNRLLTLRGNSTVTIAQEQRKSGEQFVESVLSLAHKLCQLGLCRGQIVAICAFNSDSYLEWLLAVAYIGGIIAPLNYRWAYRYTSEIESTWSMKSESLEESKVALEVIRPAMIVTDECCTWLSDLRNGIQECERLSINLQSIKYCWAPDNVVIICFTSGSTGKPKGVAISHASLIMQSLAKIAIVGYAEDDVYLHTAPLCHIGGISSCISMLMVGGCHVLIPKFEVKMALKAIEENHVTSFITVPAMLASLVSTMRNNKSRNLVESVKKILNGGGSLSLQLVEDSVRCFHRAKLLSAYGMTETCSSLTFITVYDPAINNRHLKKIRGTVSNSVHPIGGICVGKPAPHVELLVIKEELSHVGRIMTRGLHVMIGYWGQISGLEIDSSGDWFDTGDSGHIDAHGNLWLVGRRNCRIKSGGENVYPEEVEVVLSQHPGILAVVVIGLPDAHLGEMVVACVQIRDNWIWTDLNVGELQSNMERHLSTGMLKEFCRHKSLTGSLSVSLFFHSPSPCSKQIRKLKSLWFKIPRAFMIWRKPFPLTSTGKVKRDQVKAEAISHLQPFFSNL from the exons ATGGGCGACTGGTCAAGAGCTCACATTTGCCAATGTTTAAATCGCCTCCTAACTCTCCGAGGCAATTCAACGGTGACTATTGCGCAAGAACAACGCAAGTCAGGTGAGCAGTTCGTAGAAAGTGTGTTGAGTCTTGCTCATAAGCTTTGCCAATTGGGCCTCTGTCGTGGTCAAATTGTTGCCATTTGTGCTTTCAACAG TGATTCATATCTGGAATGGCTGCTTGCTGTTGCATATATTGGGGGGATAATTGCTCCTCTTAATTATCGTTGG GCATACAGATATACCAGTGAGATCGAAAGTACATGGAGCATGAAATCAGAA AGCTTGGAGGAGTCAAAGGTGGCACTGGAAGTCATCCGACCAGCAATGATAGTCACTGATGAATGTTGCACGTGGTTGTCGGATTTGCGAAATG GCATACAAGAATGTGAGAGGTTATCCATAAATCTTCAATCTATCAAATACTGTTGGGCGCCTGACAATGTTGTTATCATATGTTTCACTTCAG GGTCCACCGGAAAACCAAAAGGAGTTGCCATAAGCCATGCCTCCTTAATCATGCAATCCTTGGCAAAAATCGCCATTGTGGGTTACGCAGAAGACGAT GTTTATTTGCATACTGCCCCACTGTGCCATATAGGTGGGATATCCTCATGCATATCCATGCTAATGGTAGGAGGTTGTCATGTATTGATACCCAAGTTTGAAGTTAAAATGGCACTAAAAGCCATAGAGGAAAACCATGTGACTTCATTTATAACTGTTCCGGCAATGCTAGCTTCTCTGGTTTCTACAATGAG GAACAACAAATCAAGGAATTTGGTAGAAAGTGTAAAGAAGATTTTGAATGGTGGCGGCAGTCTTTCTCTCCAACTTGTAGAAGATTCAGTAAGATGTTTTCATAGAGCCAAGCTTCTCTCTGCTTATG GTATGACGGAAACCTGTTCTTCTCTCACCTTCATCACCGTTTATGATCCAGCTATTAATAACCGTCACCTAAAAAAGATAAGAGGAACTGTTTCCAACTCTGTACACCCAATAGGAGGTATATGTGTTGGAAAGCCAGCACCTCACGTCGAGTTACTGGTAATAAAAGAGGAATTGTCTCATGTGGGGAGAATCATGACTCGAGGACTCCATGTTATGATTGGCTATTGGGGTCAAATTAGTGGTCTAGAAATCGACTCTAGTGGAGATTGGTTTGACACTGGTGATAGTGGACATATTGATGCTCATGGAAACTTGTGGCTTGTTGGTCGTAGGAATTGTCGTATCAAAAGTGGTGGGGAGAATGTGTACCCTGAAGAG GTGGAGGTCGTATTATCTCAACATCCTGGAATATTGGCGGTGGTTGTCATTGGACTCCCAGATGCACACCTAGGTGAAATGGTTGTTGCTTGTGTTCAAATTAGAGATAACTGGATATGGACCGACTTAAACGTTGGTGAGTTGCAAAGCAACATGGAACGACACTTATCAACCGGCATGTTAAAGGAGTTTTGTCGGCATAAGAGTTTAACCGGGTCTCTCTCTGTTTCCTTGTTTTTCCATTCCCCCTCACCCTGCTCGAAGCAGATTAGGAAACTAAAATCCCTTTG GTTTAAGATACCAAGAGCTTTCATGATTTGGAGAAAGCCTTTTCCTCTTACGAGCACAGGAAAAGTCAAAAGAGACCAAGTTAAGGCTGAGGCTATATCGCATCTACAACCTTTCTTTAGCAATCTTTAA
- the LOC110803701 gene encoding 2-succinylbenzoate--CoA ligase, chloroplastic/peroxisomal isoform X8, with protein sequence MGDWSRAHICQCLNRLLTLRGNSTVTIAQEQRKSGEQFVESVLSLAHKLCQLGLCRGQIVAICAFNSDSYLEWLLAVAYIGGIIAPLNYRWSLEESKVALEVIRPAMIVTDECCTWLSDLRNGIQECERLSINLQSIKYCWAPDNVVIICFTSGSTGKPKGVAISHASLIMQSLAKIAIVGYAEDDVGGISSCISMLMVGGCHVLIPKFEVKMALKAIEENHVTSFITVPAMLASLVSTMRNNKSRNLVESVKKILNGGGSLSLQLVEDSVRCFHRAKLLSAYGMTETCSSLTFITVYDPAINNRHLKKIRGTVSNSVHPIGGICVGKPAPHVELLVIKEELSHVGRIMTRGLHVMIGYWGQISGLEIDSSGDWFDTGDSGHIDAHGNLWLVGRRNCRIKSGGENVYPEEVEVVLSQHPGILAVVVIGLPDAHLGEMVVACVQIRDNWIWTDLNVGELQSNMERHLSTGMLKEFCRHKSLTGFKIPRAFMIWRKPFPLTSTGKVKRDQVKAEAISHLQPFFSNL encoded by the exons ATGGGCGACTGGTCAAGAGCTCACATTTGCCAATGTTTAAATCGCCTCCTAACTCTCCGAGGCAATTCAACGGTGACTATTGCGCAAGAACAACGCAAGTCAGGTGAGCAGTTCGTAGAAAGTGTGTTGAGTCTTGCTCATAAGCTTTGCCAATTGGGCCTCTGTCGTGGTCAAATTGTTGCCATTTGTGCTTTCAACAG TGATTCATATCTGGAATGGCTGCTTGCTGTTGCATATATTGGGGGGATAATTGCTCCTCTTAATTATCGTTGG AGCTTGGAGGAGTCAAAGGTGGCACTGGAAGTCATCCGACCAGCAATGATAGTCACTGATGAATGTTGCACGTGGTTGTCGGATTTGCGAAATG GCATACAAGAATGTGAGAGGTTATCCATAAATCTTCAATCTATCAAATACTGTTGGGCGCCTGACAATGTTGTTATCATATGTTTCACTTCAG GGTCCACCGGAAAACCAAAAGGAGTTGCCATAAGCCATGCCTCCTTAATCATGCAATCCTTGGCAAAAATCGCCATTGTGGGTTACGCAGAAGACGATGTAG GTGGGATATCCTCATGCATATCCATGCTAATGGTAGGAGGTTGTCATGTATTGATACCCAAGTTTGAAGTTAAAATGGCACTAAAAGCCATAGAGGAAAACCATGTGACTTCATTTATAACTGTTCCGGCAATGCTAGCTTCTCTGGTTTCTACAATGAG GAACAACAAATCAAGGAATTTGGTAGAAAGTGTAAAGAAGATTTTGAATGGTGGCGGCAGTCTTTCTCTCCAACTTGTAGAAGATTCAGTAAGATGTTTTCATAGAGCCAAGCTTCTCTCTGCTTATG GTATGACGGAAACCTGTTCTTCTCTCACCTTCATCACCGTTTATGATCCAGCTATTAATAACCGTCACCTAAAAAAGATAAGAGGAACTGTTTCCAACTCTGTACACCCAATAGGAGGTATATGTGTTGGAAAGCCAGCACCTCACGTCGAGTTACTGGTAATAAAAGAGGAATTGTCTCATGTGGGGAGAATCATGACTCGAGGACTCCATGTTATGATTGGCTATTGGGGTCAAATTAGTGGTCTAGAAATCGACTCTAGTGGAGATTGGTTTGACACTGGTGATAGTGGACATATTGATGCTCATGGAAACTTGTGGCTTGTTGGTCGTAGGAATTGTCGTATCAAAAGTGGTGGGGAGAATGTGTACCCTGAAGAG GTGGAGGTCGTATTATCTCAACATCCTGGAATATTGGCGGTGGTTGTCATTGGACTCCCAGATGCACACCTAGGTGAAATGGTTGTTGCTTGTGTTCAAATTAGAGATAACTGGATATGGACCGACTTAAACGTTGGTGAGTTGCAAAGCAACATGGAACGACACTTATCAACCGGCATGTTAAAGGAGTTTTGTCGGCATAAGAGTTTAACCGG GTTTAAGATACCAAGAGCTTTCATGATTTGGAGAAAGCCTTTTCCTCTTACGAGCACAGGAAAAGTCAAAAGAGACCAAGTTAAGGCTGAGGCTATATCGCATCTACAACCTTTCTTTAGCAATCTTTAA
- the LOC110803701 gene encoding 2-succinylbenzoate--CoA ligase, chloroplastic/peroxisomal isoform X9, translating to MYFVPFIHCYYTSSPSSEQAYRYTSEIESTWSMKSESLEESKVALEVIRPAMIVTDECCTWLSDLRNGTMFCPRWHVSVGFHYSTSNGIQECERLSINLQSIKYCWAPDNVVIICFTSGSTGKPKGVAISHASLIMQSLAKIAIVGYAEDDVYLHTAPLCHIGGISSCISMLMVGGCHVLIPKFEVKMALKAIEENHVTSFITVPAMLASLVSTMRNNKSRNLVESVKKILNGGGSLSLQLVEDSVRCFHRAKLLSAYGMTETCSSLTFITVYDPAINNRHLKKIRGTVSNSVHPIGGICVGKPAPHVELLVIKEELSHVGRIMTRGLHVMIGYWGQISGLEIDSSGDWFDTGDSGHIDAHGNLWLVGRRNCRIKSGGENVYPEEVEVVLSQHPGILAVVVIGLPDAHLGEMVVACVQIRDNWIWTDLNVGELQSNMERHLSTGMLKEFCRHKSLTGSLSVSLFFHSPSPCSKQIRKLKSLWFKIPRAFMIWRKPFPLTSTGKVKRDQVKAEAISHLQPFFSNL from the exons ATGTACTTTGTTCCGTTCATCCATTGCTATTATACATCTTCACCGAGCAGTGAACAG GCATACAGATATACCAGTGAGATCGAAAGTACATGGAGCATGAAATCAGAA AGCTTGGAGGAGTCAAAGGTGGCACTGGAAGTCATCCGACCAGCAATGATAGTCACTGATGAATGTTGCACGTGGTTGTCGGATTTGCGAAATGGTACCATGTTTTGTCCAAGATGGCATGTTTCTGTTGGATTTCATTATTCAACTTCAAATG GCATACAAGAATGTGAGAGGTTATCCATAAATCTTCAATCTATCAAATACTGTTGGGCGCCTGACAATGTTGTTATCATATGTTTCACTTCAG GGTCCACCGGAAAACCAAAAGGAGTTGCCATAAGCCATGCCTCCTTAATCATGCAATCCTTGGCAAAAATCGCCATTGTGGGTTACGCAGAAGACGAT GTTTATTTGCATACTGCCCCACTGTGCCATATAGGTGGGATATCCTCATGCATATCCATGCTAATGGTAGGAGGTTGTCATGTATTGATACCCAAGTTTGAAGTTAAAATGGCACTAAAAGCCATAGAGGAAAACCATGTGACTTCATTTATAACTGTTCCGGCAATGCTAGCTTCTCTGGTTTCTACAATGAG GAACAACAAATCAAGGAATTTGGTAGAAAGTGTAAAGAAGATTTTGAATGGTGGCGGCAGTCTTTCTCTCCAACTTGTAGAAGATTCAGTAAGATGTTTTCATAGAGCCAAGCTTCTCTCTGCTTATG GTATGACGGAAACCTGTTCTTCTCTCACCTTCATCACCGTTTATGATCCAGCTATTAATAACCGTCACCTAAAAAAGATAAGAGGAACTGTTTCCAACTCTGTACACCCAATAGGAGGTATATGTGTTGGAAAGCCAGCACCTCACGTCGAGTTACTGGTAATAAAAGAGGAATTGTCTCATGTGGGGAGAATCATGACTCGAGGACTCCATGTTATGATTGGCTATTGGGGTCAAATTAGTGGTCTAGAAATCGACTCTAGTGGAGATTGGTTTGACACTGGTGATAGTGGACATATTGATGCTCATGGAAACTTGTGGCTTGTTGGTCGTAGGAATTGTCGTATCAAAAGTGGTGGGGAGAATGTGTACCCTGAAGAG GTGGAGGTCGTATTATCTCAACATCCTGGAATATTGGCGGTGGTTGTCATTGGACTCCCAGATGCACACCTAGGTGAAATGGTTGTTGCTTGTGTTCAAATTAGAGATAACTGGATATGGACCGACTTAAACGTTGGTGAGTTGCAAAGCAACATGGAACGACACTTATCAACCGGCATGTTAAAGGAGTTTTGTCGGCATAAGAGTTTAACCGGGTCTCTCTCTGTTTCCTTGTTTTTCCATTCCCCCTCACCCTGCTCGAAGCAGATTAGGAAACTAAAATCCCTTTG GTTTAAGATACCAAGAGCTTTCATGATTTGGAGAAAGCCTTTTCCTCTTACGAGCACAGGAAAAGTCAAAAGAGACCAAGTTAAGGCTGAGGCTATATCGCATCTACAACCTTTCTTTAGCAATCTTTAA